A genomic region of Nymphaea colorata isolate Beijing-Zhang1983 chromosome 2, ASM883128v2, whole genome shotgun sequence contains the following coding sequences:
- the LOC116247177 gene encoding probable polygalacturonase, whose protein sequence is MASTLVGTTMDPHSNNGLMKLAWVTALALRLLCVMGECKQPGAPAPATSLAHYAPSCRAHRASIKDFGGVGDGSTSNTKAFRDAVAHLSQFSAQGGALLYVPPGRWLTGGFNLTSNFTLFLDRDAVLLASQDMNEWPLIDPLPSYGRGRDAPGARYSNFIFGTNLTDVVITGNNGTIDGQGEFWWDKFHKKELKYTRGYLIEFVYTTGIVISNITLLNSPSWNVHPVYSRNIVVQGITILAPVNSPNTDGIDPDSCSQVWIQDCYIVSGDDCIAIKSGWDEYGIRVNMPSEYIYIKGLTCISPTSAVIALGSEMSGGIQNVFAEDITTIDSEVGVRVKSAPGRGGFVRGIYVRGMTMKNMKYAFNSKGFYKDHADDKYNPKALPVVNGISLSNMVVENATMAAKMEGIQSAPYTGICISNVTISLAPRKCETPPAWNCTDVHGVSGDVSPVPCRQLSPGSQKSPCPFPLERVPIHKPKLELCT, encoded by the exons atggcttccaCACTTGTTGGTACAACCATGGATCCTCACTCCAATAAc GGTTTGATGAAATTGGCATGGGTGACGGCGCTAGCGCTTCGCCTTCTCTGCGTGATGGGTGAGTGCAAGCAGCCGGGTGCACCAGCTCCGGCGACATCGTTGGCGCACTATGCACCGTCATGCCGAGCGCACAGAGCATCGATAAAGGACTTTGGTGGGGTGGGCGACGGGTCCACGTCGAACACGAAGGCCTTCCGAGACGCGGTCGCCCACCTCAGCCAATTCTCGGCACAGGGAGGGGCGCTGCTGTACGTGCCTCCGGGAAGGTGGCTGACGGGAGGCTTCAACCTCACCAGCAACTTCACTCTTTTCCTTGATCGGGATGCCGTCCTCCTTGCCTCTCAG GACATGAACGAATGGCCCCTTATAGATCCCTTGCCTTCATATGGGAGGGGAAGGGATGCTCCTGGTGCCAGATACAGCAACTTCATCTTCGGAACGAACCTTACAGATGTGGTTATCACAG GCAACAATGGCACGATCGACGGGCAGGGTGAATTTTGGTGGGATAAGTTTCATAAGAAAGAGCTCAAGTATACAAGAGGATATCTCATAGAGTTCGTGTATACCACTGGCATTGTCATATCAAACATCACACTCCTCAACTCTCCTTCATGGAACGTTCATCCTGTCTACAGCAG GAATATTGTCGTTCAAGGCATCACAATTCTCGCACCAGTGAACTCACCAAACACTGATGGCATCGATCCAG ATTCCTGCTCCCAGGTATGGATACAGGACTGCTACATAGTCTCTGGAGATGATTGCATTGCAATCAAGAGTGGGTGGGATGAGTATGGGATTCGCGTCAACATGCCAAGTGAATACATCTACATTAAGGGTCTCACCTGCATCTCCCCAACAAGTGCTGTAATTGCACTTGGCAGTGAGATGTCAGGGGGGATTCAAAATGTTTTTGCTGAAGATATTACAACAATCGACTCGGAGGTTGGGGTTAGAGTTAAGAGTGCACCAGGCAGAGGTGGCTTTGTGAGGGGGATATACGTTAGGGGCATGACCATGAAGAACATGAAGTATGCCTTCAACAGCAAGGGATTCTACAAGGACCATGCTGATGATAAGTACAATCCAAAAGCTCTTCCCGTTGTCAATGGCATCAGTCTCAGCAACATGGTCGTCGAGAACGCAACTATGGCCGCAAAGATGGAAGGGATTCAGAGTGCACCATACACTGGAATCTGCATTTCTAATGTGACCATTTCTCTAGCACCAAGAAAGTGTGAAACGCCACCAGCATGGAACTGCACTGATGTTCATGGTGTGTCCGGTGATGTTAGTCCAGTGCCATGTCGTCAGCTGTCACCGGGATCACAGAAGAGCCCTTGCCCCTTTCCACTGGAAAGGGTTCCAATTCATAAGCCGAAATTGGAGCTCTGCACTtag
- the LOC116247122 gene encoding AAA-ATPase At2g46620-like, whose protein sequence is MIPSVLMHFDGSPLGSMELGFRASGILAAAGNMVQGSGLLLVFCGIQTLIFLFLVVAFMKRRNEDERKNADQFYRIPEFDGDGFHENGLYRRASVYVNSLPAAQDTEFTTLFTATNSAEISLRLDANRTVTDSFLGAKLWWKNEEDGHGRRAFVLRVRKKDKDGVLRPYLQHVQAVAEEISGHSKELRLFTNFNQRWRSAPFRHPATFATVAMEPDVKRWLKSDLETFMKGRQYYLRVGRSWKRNYLFYGATGTGKSTTIAAIANFLNFDIYVLELSQIADDSELKILVQQTGGRSILVVEDLDEFFPALTADKNLTIGRTTTGVTLSGVLNILDGIWSCCEEQRIMVFTMKSRDGIDPAILRAGRLDVHVYFPACTFAAFKTLACNYLGLKDHKLFPLVEESIQAGSSLTPADIGEIMILNRCSPSRALKSVINALQSNNRQARRCRISYPSDDEGDLPGSGRIFRREILSLTDLRKLYNFLRLKNRRKTPQLSYDAKEA, encoded by the coding sequence ATGATTCCATCCGTTTTAATGCATTTTGATGGGTCCCCACTAGGCTCAATGGAGTTGGGATTCCGGGCTTCTGGCATTCTGGCCGCCGCCGGAAATATGGTTCAGGGGAGTGGCCTGTTGCTCGTCTTTTGCGGAATCCAGACTcttatcttcctcttcttggTCGTGGCCTTTATGAAGAGGCGGAATGAGGACGAGCGGAAGAACGCAGATCAGTTTTACCGTATTCCGGAATTTGACGGTGATGGGTTCCATGAGAATGGACTCTACCGACGGGCTTCCGTCTATGTGAACTCGCTCCCCGCGGCACAGGACACAGAGTTTACGACTCTCTTCACGGCGACAAATTCGGCGGAGATCTCCCTCCGCCTCGACGCCAATCGGACGGTGACGGACTCGTTTCTTGGAGCCAAGTTGTGGTGGAAGAACGAGGAAGACGGTCACGGAAGGCGAGCCTTCGTGCTCAGAGTCAGGAAGAAGGACAAGGACGGCGTTCTCCGGCCGTATCTCCAACACGTGCAGGCTGTTGCAGAGGAGATCTCCGGCCACAGCAAGGAGCTCCGCCTCTTCACGAACTTTAATCAACGGTGGCGGTCTGCCCCCTTCCGCCACCCAGCCACATTTGCTACGGTGGCAATGGAACCGGACGTGAAGCGCTGGCTCAAGTCCGACCTAGAAACGTTCATGAAGGGCCGCCAATACTATCTTCGCGTTGGCCGGAGCTGGAAGCGCAACTACCTCTTTTATGGCGCCACTGGCACCGGAAAATCCACGACGATCGCCGCTATCGCGAATTTTCTCAACTTCGATATCTACGTCCTCGAGCTCTCGCAGATTGCTGATGATTCCGAGCTCAAGATCCTCGTCCAGCAGACCGGCGGCCGGTCGATTCTCGTCGTTGAGGACCTAGACGAGTTCTTCCCGGCCCTGACTGCTGACAAGAACTTGACCATCGGAAGGACGACAACGGGGGTAACCCTGTCCGGCGTGTTGAACATACTGGACGGGATCTGGTCGTGTTGCGAGGAGCAGCGGATCATGGTCTTCACGATGAAAAGCAGGGACGGCATCGATCCCGCGATCCTCCGGGCCGGCAGGCTCGACGTACACGTGTATTTCCCGGCCTGCACCTTTGCGGCGTTCAAAACCCTCGCCTGCAATTACCTCGGCCTGAAGGACCATAAACTCTTTCCCCTCGTCGAGGAAAGCATCCAAGCCGGCTCGTCGCTCACTCCGGCCGACATCGGCGAGATCATGATCCTGAACCGGTGTTCTCCCAGCCGCGCCCTGAAGTCGGTCATCAACGCCTTGCAGTCCAACAATCGGCAGGCTAGGAGGTGCCGCATCAGCTACCCAAGCGACGACGAGGGTGACTTGCCGGGCTCCGGCCGAATTTTCCGCCGGGAAATTCTTTCACTCACGGACTTGAGGAAGTTGTATAATTTCCTGAGGTTAAAGAACCGAAGGAAGACGCCGCAGTTGTCTTACGATGCCAAAGAGGCCTGA
- the LOC116246871 gene encoding rhodanese-like domain-containing protein 14, chloroplastic: MVDHRDKGIQLSTTNPDSTSTASKTNGPTIFRLTHLQILIPKRRGSKIKVVVLAHLPYARRYAQGGAMSGVVPISTHSFAPLPNTCLARPNHGVHFCRTSLLPFKREGASRSLTVKNAATKTPKTPAEEDWKIKREFLLKKKVRSVEVKEALRLQQENGFVILDVRPEAEFKEGHPPGAINVQIYRLIKEWTAWDIARRAAFAFFGIFAGTEENPEFLKDVESKIEKSAKIIVACSSGGTMKPSQNLPEGQQSRSLIAAYLLTLNGYENVFHLEGGLYTWFKEDLPAVSEDETV; encoded by the exons ATGGTGGACCATCGTGATAAAGGCATTCAACTCTCGACCACAAACCCAGATTCGACCTCAACTGCGTCCAAAACCAATGGCCCCACCATCTTTCGCCTCACCCATCTGCAGATTTTGATTCCCAAAAGGCGTGGAAGCAAGATCAAGGTAGTGGTGCTTGCTCATCTTCCCTACGCCCGTAGATA tGCGCAAGGAGGAGCGATGAGTGGTGTTGTTCCAATCTCAACTCACTCATTTGCTCCACTCCCCAATACTTGCCTTGCCAGACCCAACCATGGAGTTCATTTTTGCAGAACTTCACTGCTTCCGTTCAAGAGAGAGGGAGCTTCAAGATCGTTGACAGTAAAAAATGCAGCAACAAAGACGCCAAAGACACCtg cTGAAGAGGATTGGAAGATTAAACGTGAGTTTCTATTGAAGAAAAAG GTGAGAAGTGTTGAGGTAAAGGAAGCATTGCGCCTTCAGCAGGAAAATGGATTTGTGATTCTTGATGTGCGGCCTGAGGCAGAGTTTAAAGAG GGCCACCCTCCTGGGGCCATAAACGTCCAGATCTACAGGCTTATAAAAGAATGGACTGCATGGGATATTGCTCGACGTGCTGCATTTGCTTTCTTTGGGATATTTGCTGGCACAGAAGAAAATCCAGAATTTCTGAaag ATGTGGAAtcaaaaatagagaaaagtGCAAAGATAATAGTAGCATGTTCATCCGGAGGAACTATGAAGCCCTCCCAAAACCTCCCTGAAGGACAACAGTCTAg GTCTCTGATTGCAGCTTATTTGTTGACTCTCAATGGTTATGAGAATGTCTTCCACCTAGAAGGTGGTCTTTATACTTGGTTCAAAGAAGATTTACCAGCAGTTTCAGAAGACGAGACAGTGTAA
- the LOC116249127 gene encoding probable cytochrome c oxidase subunit 5C-3: MAAHKIAHATLKGPSVVKEILIGLSLGLMAGGLWKMHHWNEQRKTRAFYDMLERGTISVTLDE, encoded by the coding sequence ATGGCAGCACATAAGATTGCTCACGCAACCTTGAAAGGTCCAAGTGTTGTGAAGGAGATCCTTATTGGTCTCTCTCTCGGCCTCATGGCAGGCGGACTCTGGAAGATGCATCACTGGAACGAGCAGAGGAAAACTAGAGCATTCTATGACATGCTGGAGAGAGGCACCATCAGTGTTACACTAGATGAATAA
- the LOC116246666 gene encoding uncharacterized protein LOC116246666: MELFFYLLFGSLSVVVAVLELSKTSKDRIATTSSFNSFKNNYLVVYSLMMAGDWLQGPYVYYLYSQYGFGKGDIGRLFIAGFGSSMLFGTIVGSLADKQGRKRACITYCVTYILSCITKHSPQYKVLMLGRILGGIATSLLFSAFESWLVAEHFKRGFEPQWLSLTFSKAIFLGNGLVAIISGLFANTLADTLSFGPVAPFDAAACFLAIGMAIILSSWTENYGDPSESKDLLTQFKGAAVAIASDERIALLGAIQSLFEGSMYTFVFLWTPALSPNEEEIPHGFIFATFMLSSMLGSSIASRLMARVSLKVEGYMQIIFLISASTFLLPILTTFLVAPSNVRGGSMSYAGCLQLFGFCIFEACVGIFWPSIMKMRSQYIPEEARSTIMNFFRIPLNIFVCIVLYNVNAFPITVMFGMCSIFLFMASILQRRLMFVAELHKQKPQDGWSAIKERNPEQEPLNI, from the exons ATGGAGCTGTTCTTCTACCTTCTGTTTGGGTCCCTCTCGGTGGTGGTGGCCGTACTTGAATTGAGCAAGACGAGCAAAGATCGAATTGCCACTACCTCTTCTTTCAATTCGTTCAAGAACAATTACCTCGTCGTCTACTCTTTGATGATGG CTGGAGACTGGCTTCAGGGGCCGTATGTTTACTATCTTTATAGTCAATATGGTTTCGGAAAGGGGGATATTGGACGTTTATTCATTGCTGGTTTTGGTTCTTCTATGTTGTTTGGAACGATTGTTGGATCCTTGGCTGACAAGCA AGGACGAAAAAGGGCTTGTATAACCTACTGCGTAACCTACATCCTTAGTTGTATCACGAAGCACTCTCCCCAATACAAAGTTTTGATGTTGGGGCGTATATTAGGAGGGATTGCTACTTCTCTGCTGTTTTCAGCATTTGAGTCATGGCTTGTTGCTGAGCATTTTAAG AGGGGATTTGAACCACAGTGGCTCTCATTGACATTCTCCAAGGCAATATTTCTTGGAAATGGTCTGGTTGCCATAATCTCTGGCTTATTTGCAAACACACTTGCTGATACTTTGTCCTTTGGTCCTGTTGCTCCTTTTGATGCTGCTGCATGCTTTCTTGCAATTGGAATGGCTATTATCCTGTCATCTTGGACTGAAAACTATGGAGATCCCTCAGAGAGCAAGGACTTACTTACCCAGTTCAAGGGAGCTGCAGTGGCAATTGCTTCTG ATGAGAGAATTGCTTTGCTGGGTGCCATACAGTCCTTGTTTGAGGGCTCCATGTACACTTTTGTATTCCTTTGGACACCTGCCCTAAGtccaaatgaagaagaaattccTCATGGTTTCATTTTTGCTACCTTCATGTTGTCTTCTATGTTGGGAAGCTCTATTGCTTCGAGGCTGATGGCTCGGGTATCCTTGAAAGTGGAAGGTTACATgcaaattatttttctcatcTCAGCATCCACATTCCTGCTTCCAATTCTCACCACG TTTTTGGTAGCACCTTCAAATGTAAGAGGTGGAAGCATGTCGTATGCTGGTTGTCTTCAGCTCTTTGGATTCTGTATATTTGAGGCATGTGTCGGCATATTTTGGCCATCTATTATGAAAATGAGGTCTCAATACATCCCTGAAGAAGCCAGAAGCACAATTATGAACTTTTTCCGCATTCCTCTCAACATTTTTGTGTGCATTGTCCTTTACAAT GTTAATGCATTCCCCATCACTGTCATGTTCGGTATGtgttcaattttcctcttcatGGCATCAATACTACAAAGGCGACTCATGTTTGTTGCAGAGCTTCACAAGCAAA aACCACAAGATGGTTGGTCAGCAATTAAAGAAAGGAATCCAGAACAAGAGCCTCTAAACATTTGA